A stretch of the Aegilops tauschii subsp. strangulata cultivar AL8/78 chromosome 4, Aet v6.0, whole genome shotgun sequence genome encodes the following:
- the LOC109739546 gene encoding uncharacterized protein, translating into MPTSPAASAGAVASPSGFSPASAAASAADPATPSWWESVSQARSRILALASILPPEVSPGVSALADSDRPARALLRSAAAYDALSGALRAGGGADDPACHWLYDTLLSQDPDLRLAALAFLPLLSSLYLLRLPPALPSSLSGFEAVLLAVYSSEAKSRQGKPVLVHVPDLSVPSLYHTPQSSPSSRSPRRPHPPPIPPPPANVVVGVLSPPLEPQAAVKSTKRAGIIGVAFEAYYAKIAQMPPASKVDACNAVAAWAGQYCRCRFELDEELEVEEGDSLGSMSPLSTDAENGNGKALEEELAKMRVNGDSSGRNCGKEEEVREARVQLPWELLQPVMRVLGHCLLAPLNPMEVRDAAAEAVRVVYARACHDLVPQAILAARSLIELDKSARKAAKEAAVAASGIMVASGTAGSTASSSRPSSKPNTPSKQRKPDMLLVSK; encoded by the coding sequence atgCCTACCTCCCcggccgcctccgccggagcCGTCGCCTCCCCCTCCGGATTCTCCCCGGCCTCCGCCGCCGCGTCGGCGGCCGACCCGGCCACCCCGTCCTGGTGGGAGTCCGTCTCCCAGGCGCGCTCCCGCATCCTCGCGCTCGCCTCCATCCTCCCGCCCGAGGTCTCCCCCGGCGTCTCGGCGCTCGCGGACTCCGACCGCCCCGCCCGCGCCCTCctccgctccgccgccgcctACGACGCCCTCTCCGGGGCGCTccgcgcgggcggcggcgccgacGACCCCGCCTGCCACTGGCTCTACGACACGCTCCTCTCCCAGGACCCCGACCTCCGCCTCGCCGCGCTCGCCTTCCTCCCGCTCCTCTCGTCGCTCTACCTCCTCCGCCTGCCCCCCGCGCTCCCATCCTCGCTCTCTGGCTTCGAGGCCGTCCTCCTCGCCGTCTACTCCTCCGAGGCCAAGAGCCGCCAGGGAAAGCCCGTGCTTGTCCATGTCCCTGACCTCTCCGTCCCCTCCCTGTACCACACTCCGCAGTCCAGCCCCAGCTCGAGATCGCCTCGCCGGCCGCACCCGCCGCCGATCCCCCCTCCTCCCGCAAATGTGGTGGTGGGCGTGCTGTCGCCGCCGCTGGAGCCACAGGCCGCAGTGAAGTCGACCAAGCGCGCGGGGATTATAGGGGTCGCCTTTGAGGCCTACTACGCCAAGATCGCGCAGATGCCCCCTGCATCCAAGGTGGATGCCTGCAATGCGGTGGCTGCGTGGGCGGGGCAGTACTGCAGGTGCCGTTTTGAGCTTGATGAGGAGTTGGAGGTGGAGGAAGGGGATTCTCTGGGCTCCATGTCGCCATTGTCCACCGATGCTGAGAATGGGAATGGGAAGGCCCTGGAGGAAGAATTGGCAAAGATGCGTGTCAATGGAGACAGCAGTGGCCGGAATTGTGGTAAAGAAGAGGAGGTAAGGGAGGCAAGGGTGCAGCTCCCGTGGGAGTTGCTGCAGCCAGTGATGAGGGTTCTTGGGCACTGCTTGCTTGCGCCACTGAACCCAATGGAGGTGCGGGATGCCGCCGCAGAAGCTGTGCGGGTTGTCTATGCCCGTGCATGTCATGACCTTGTGCCACAGGCAATCCTGGCAGCCCGGAGCTTGATTGAGCTTGACAAAAGCGCACGCAAGGCTGCTAAAGAAGCAGCTGTTGCAGCTTCCGGAATAATGGTAGCCTCCGGCACAGCTGGAAGCACCGCATCGAGCTCCAGGCCAAGTTCCAAGCCAAACACGCCAAGCAAGCAGCGTAAACCTGACATGCTGCTCGTGTCCAAATGA
- the LOC123493633 gene encoding uncharacterized protein — protein MEASAAAAPAPPDSGPAPAPADSGPAPAPAPASARTVADVVAATHVGAKRRRAGLAPPPPASPAPAPAPVPAPAAAPAPKKSRPKAGSRGPRGASSKVAGSSPAVNKPRKKPAAPPAAVAEPPPAAHEVFEEMATPSSFMDLLQNAEVDLGAPPLDPFRVGDDLEEDEEDEGDDEEEVAEIGEEAFTAASRPHARSTNYTEPEDVLLVRAWAAVGMDATTGTDQTGKRYWQRIEDVYCRIKPKNSGFIHRTFRSLQGRWELIKPACARWSAAMDQVRDAPPSGTVESDYETIAGMRYKEMAASKGKPFPFKHVWSILQTFDKWKLRDQETAPKKSAMLRMDDSEDEEERNLGKPEGTKKGKLRVKMEEEASSLREKMDHMMKAREELTTKTLETKLLITEKKKEVKLAQVEAKREEAKRKAELEERMIKLKEACMERTHGGRDRAHYDVQEGHGSRPIAMMEGHQGGHRREEEDVPCCILYFSR, from the exons ATGGaggcctccgccgccgccgcgcccgccccGCCTGACTCGGGCCCCGCCCCCGCCCCGGCCGACTCGGGCCCCGCCCCCGCCCCTGCCCCCGCCTCCGCCCGGACCGTCGCCGACGTGGTGGCGGCGACCCACGTCGGGGCcaagcggcggcgggcgggcctcgcaccgcctcctcccgcctcccCGGCTCCCGCCCCGGCCCCCGTCCCCGCCCCGGCGGCCGCGCCCGCCCCCAAGAAGAGCCGGCCGAAGGCAGGCTCCCGTGGGCCGCGAGGGGCTTCCTCCAAGGTCGCCGGCTCGTCCCCGGCCGTGAACAAGCCGCGGAAGAAGCCCGCGGccccgcccgccgccgtcgccgaacCTCCTCCCGCCGCGCACGAGGTGTTCGAGGAAATGGCAACCCCATCCTCGTTCATGGACCTCCTCCAAAACGCGGAGGTGGACCTCGGAGCTCCGCCCCTAGACCCCTTTAGGGTTGGTGACGACTTGGAGGAAGATGAGGAGGATGAAggggatgacgaggaggaggtggccgaGATAGGGGAGGAGGCATTCACCGCCGCTTCCCGCCCACACGCGCGGTCGACAAACTACACCGAGCCGGAAGATGTCCTCTTGGTTCGTGCTTGGGCAGCTGTGGGAATGGATGCAACCACCGGCACCGATCAAACCGGTAAACGGTATTGGCAAAGGATCGAGGACGTCTATTGTAGGATCAAGCCGAAGAATAGTGGGTTCATCCATCGCACTTTCCGGTCGCTTCAAGGCCGGTGGGAGTTGATCAAGCCTGCTTGTGCTCGTTGGAGTGCGGCCATGGACCAAGTGAGGGATGCACCACCTAGTGGAACCGTGGAGAGCGACTAT GAGACAATTGCCGGCATGAGGTACAAGGAGATGGCCGCTTCCAAGGGCAAGCCATTCCCATTTAAGCATGTTTGGTCAATTCTTCAAACCTTTGACAAGTGGAAGTTGAGGGATCAAGAGACCGCACCCAAGAAGTCGGCAATGTTAAGGATGGATGATAgtgaagatgaggaggagaggaACTTGGGCAAGCCCGAGGGAACCAAGAAGGGCAAGCTAAGGGTGAAGATGGAAGAAGAGGCGTCAAGCCTAAGGGAGAAGATGGACCACATGATGAAGGCAAGAGAGGAATTGACAACGAAGACATTGGAGACGAAGCTTCTTATCACCGAGAAGAAGAAAGAGGTCAAGCTTGCACAAGTTGAAGCAAAGCGTGAAGAAGCAAAGCGCAAGGCCGAGTTGGAGGAGAGGATGATCAAGCTCAAAGAGGCCTGTATGGAAAGAACTCATGGTGGAAGAGACAGAGCACATTATGATGTCCAAGAAGGACATGGATCAAGACCAATTGCAATGATGGAAGGACACCAAGGAGGACATCGCAGAGAGGAAGAGGATGTTCCGTGTTGCATCCTCTACTTTTCGAGGTGA
- the LOC109739707 gene encoding UPF0481 protein At3g47200-like produces MVEVTSWVEDVEKMLLEEHEPSSEVEQWRKHSIYRVPARIKRLNGDAYKPQTVSLGPFHHGDPDLLPMEKHKRRALLRLLRRAGRPLRDLVAAVGEVEEQLRAAYVGLGDEWRDGGGERFVEMMIVDGCFLLEVMRTAAAAGRRYAVHSDYAPNDPVFSWHGLLYIAPYVQRDMLMVENQLPLLVLHRIAAAAEGGKTSTYVMINRMVLNFLGVADADRHPAAVPHLGLHPLDIYRRSLLLHTTGRTERNVQVEEPAAKPADVRSARKLHEAGIRFRHSGRADCLCDVRFRGGTLTMPQLFVDDSTEYKLLNLMAFEALHVGAGNDVTAYVFFMRSIVGSVDDVRLLRSKGIVRSEWVDGDETVVRLLNDMTRDVVCDEASPLCALHGEVEAYCRSNLRVFLHVSWYYLKRTYFGNPWTFLSLAAGILLLITDIIQTVYSVLSYEVQGKRQYHNHK; encoded by the exons ATGGTTGAGGTGACGTCGTGGGTGGAGGACGTGGAGAAGATGCTGCTGGAAGAGCACGAGCCATCATCGGAGGTGGAGCAATGGCGGAAGCACTCGATCTACCGTGTCCCGGCGCGCATCAAGAGGCTAAACGGCGACGCCTACAAGCCGCAGACGGTGTCCCTGGGCCCCTTCCACCACGGCGACCCCGACCTGCTGCCCATGGAGAAGCACAAACGCAGGGCGCTGCTGCGCCTGCTCCGGCGGGCCGGCAGGCCGCTCCgggacctcgtcgccgccgtgggGGAGGTGGAGGAGCAGCTGCGGGCGGCGTACGTCGGCCTCGGCGACGAGTGGCGCGACGGTGGCGGGGAACGGTTCGTGGAGATGATGATCGTGGACGGCTGCTTCTTGCTCGAGGTGATGAGGACGGCGGCGGCCGCCGGGCGGAGGTATGCCGTCCACTCAGATTACGCGCCCAATGACCCTGTCTTCAGCTGGCATGGCTTGCTGTACATAGCGCCGTATGTCCAGCGCGACATGCTCATGGTCGAGAACCAGCTGCCCCTACTCGTGCTCCACAGGATCGCCGCTGCAGCTGAAGGTGGAAAAACATCG ACCTATGTCATGATCAACAGGATGGTGCTGAACTTCCTTGGCGTGGCAGACGCTGACAGGCACCCAGCGGCAGTGCCCCACCTGGGGCTCCACCCACTCGACATCTACCGCCGGAGTCTACTACTCCATACCACCGGCAGGACAGAGCGCAACGTACAGGTCGAAGAGCCGGCGGCGAAGCCCGCGGACGTCCGCTCCGCGCGGAAGCTCCACGAAGCCGGCATCCGGTTCCGGCACAGCGGGCGGGCGGACTGCCTCTGCGACGTCCGGTTCCGGGGCGGCACCCTCACCATGCCGCAGCTCTTCGTGGACGACTCCACCGAGTACAAGCTCCTGAACCTGATGGCGTTCGAGGCCCTGCACGTCGGCGCCGGCAACGACGTGACCGCCTACGTGTTCTTCATGCGGAGCATCGTCGGCTCCGTGGACGACGTGCGGCTGCTGCGGAGCAAGGGGATCGTCCGGAGCGAGTGGGTGGACGGCGACGAGACGGTGGTGCGGCTGCTCAACGACATGACCAGGGACGTGGTCTGCGACGAGGCGTCGCCGCTCTGCGCCCTGCACGGCGAGGTGGAGGCCTACTGCCGGAGCAACCTGCGCGTGTTCCTGCACGTGTCCTGGTACTACCTCAAGCGCACCTACTTCGGGAACCCGTGGACGTTCCTCTCCCTCGCCGCCGGCATCCTGCTCCTCATCACCGACATCATCCAGACCGTCTATTCCGTCCTTTCTTACGAAGTACAGGGAAAGAGACAGTATCATAATCATAAGTAG
- the LOC109739792 gene encoding uncharacterized protein translates to MDATAAGKKMSIGGEKKEQRKSGSSFWGAMALKSRSQPAGAVESKNSRSERKTTTTTTKRSVSSIGRSMTCPGSICGTKESAVLSRESCRNGGRNVSSSSRSLKAPDNDILSVPVVASGAVVSASSSFNSETSVATTATTASSSSSSSSALSSPLSSIVAGSRSFRKLSGCYYECHSVLDPRTSLVGGAGMLPCSDCDEFFVKAESLELHRATRHAVSELGAEDTSRNVVEIIFQSSWLVGKPRAAPICRIERILKVHSSGKTVERFEQYRERVKANAASSTDELARRSFPRCAADGNEILRFHCTTFTCSLGLAGATSLCGSSPQHCKLCSIIRDGFRVDGDGKIVTMATSGRAHDKAQAPLSSGGGGGGGGEKRAMLVCRVVAGRVKKLVDSSNSSEESGCDSVSSCSDLDELCVFNPMAILPCFVVMYTVATET, encoded by the exons ATGGATGCAACTGCAGCTGGCAAGAAGATGAGCATAGGAGGAGAGAAAAAGGAGCAGAGGAAATCAGGTTCTTCCTTCTGGGGAGCCATGGCGTTGAAGAGCAGAAGCCAGCCAGCAGGAGCGGTAGAGAGCAAGAACAGCAGGAGCGAGAGGAAGACGACGACGACCACAACGAAAAGGAGTGTCAGCAGCATTGGCAGGAGCATGACTTGCCCAGGGTCAATCTGCGGCACCAAGGAGAGCGCTGTGCTGAGCAGGGAAAGCTGCCGGAATGGCGGCCGCAATGTCTCGAGCAGCAGTAGGTCTCTCAAGGCTCCGGACAATGACATCTTGTCCGTGCCCGTGGTGGCTTCCGGCGCGGTCGTGTCAGCGTCGTCGTCGTTCAACTCGGAGACCTCGGTGGCCACGACGGCGACCACCGCCagctcgtcgtcgtcgtcgtcgtcggctCTCTCGTCGCCGCTTTCGTCCATCGTTGCCGGCTCCAGGTCTTTCAGGAAGCTCTCCGGCTGCTACTACGAGTGCCACTCGGTGCTCGACCCCAGGACAAGCCTCGTCGGCGGCGCCGGCATGCTCCCCTGCTCCGACTGCGACGAGTTCTTCGTCAAAGCCGAGTCCCTCGAGCTCCACCGAGCAACCCGCCATGCAG TTTCGGAGCTCGGCGCGGAGGACACGAGCAGGAACGTGGTGGAGATCATCTTCCAGTCCAGCTGGCTCGTCGGGAAGCCGAGGGCGGCGCCGATTTGCAGGATCGAGAGGATTCTGAAGGTGCACAGCTCCGGCAAGACCGTGGAGAGGTTCGAGCAGTACAGGGAGCGCGTCAAGGCGAATGCGGCGAGCAGCACAGATGAGCTGGCCAGGAGGAGCTTCCCACGGTGCGCCGCCGACGGCAACGAGATCCTCCGGTTCCACTGCACCACCTTCACGTGCTCCCTCGGCCTCGCCGGCGCCACCTCCCTCTGCGGGTCGTCTCCGCAGCACTGCAAACTGTGCAGCATTATCAGAGACGGCTTCAG GGTCGACGGCGATGGGAAAATTGTGACGATGGCGACGAGCGGACGGGCTCACGACAAGGCGCAAGCGCCtctgtccagcggcggcggcggcggcggcggcggcgagaagaGGGCGATGCTGGTGTGCAGGGTGGTGGCAGGGAGAGTGAAGAAGCTCGTCGACAGCAGCAATTCTTCAGAGGAGTCTGGCTGTGACAGCGTCAGTTCCTGCTCAGATTTGGATGAACTGTGTGTCTTCAACCCAATGGCTATACTGCCTTGCTTTGTGGTGATGTATACAGTGGCTACTGAGACATAA